From Solea senegalensis isolate Sse05_10M linkage group LG7, IFAPA_SoseM_1, whole genome shotgun sequence, a single genomic window includes:
- the cln6a gene encoding ceroid-lipofuscinosis neuronal protein 6a → MLTPNTEPEMSSVRKRRGTDLRGTKQTSTSSGSKENVPQKKRQCFHFDLWFCLTLQNWILDFGRPIVMIILPLEWFPLNKPSAGDYFHMAYNVITPFLMLKLIERSPRALPRSTVYLCIITFVMGASIHLVGDSINHRLILSGYQLHLSVRENPIIKDLKPTSLIDSFELLYYYDEQLGHLMWYIPFFIILFIYFTGCFTESDQQKKLPICGWLLLGPSALYYWYLVTEGQITELFLLTFVAMVAMVIYQQQKGLSPDSNGLFLLCSFSVTVLLVALWVVYLWNDPVLRNKYPGLMYVPEPWSYYTLHVKNNH, encoded by the exons ATGCTGACACCAAACACTGAGCCGGAAATGAGCTCCGTGCGGAAACGTCGAGGTACCGATTTACGCGGGACAAAACAAACCAG CACCTCAAGTGGTTCGAAGGAGAATGTGCCACAGAAGAAAAGACAGTGCTTCCACTTTGACCTGTGGTTCTGTCTAACTCTGCAGAACTGGATACTGGACTTTGGAAGGCCTATTGTCatg ATCATACTTCCTCTGGAATGGTTTCCGCTGAACAAGCCCAGTGCTGGAGACTATTTCCACATGGCCTACAATGTTATAACGCCATTCCTCATGCTCAAG CTGATTGAGCGCAGTCCCCGTGCACTCCCTCGCTCGACTGTCTACCTCTGCATCATCACGTTTGTCATGGGAGCCAGCATCCACCTGGTTGGAGACTCTATTAATCACCGGCTCATCCTAAGTGGCTACCAGCTCCACCTGTCAGTCAGAGAAAACCCTATCATCAAAGACCTGAAACCGACTTCACTG ATCGACTCTTTTGAGCTGTTGTATTATTACGACGAACAGTTGGGACATTTGATGTG GTATATTCCTTTCTTCATCATACTGTTCATCTACTTCACCGGCTGCTTCACCGAGTCAGACCAACAAAAAAAGTTGCCCATATGTGGTTGGCTGTTGCTGGGACCTAGCGCTCTCTACTACTG GTACTTGGTTACTGAGGGACAAATCACTGAACTTTTCCTCCTCACCTTCGTTGccatggttgccatggtgatttaTCAACAGCAAAAAGGCCTCAGCCCTGACAGCAACGGCTTATTCCTGCTCTGTAGCTTCAGTGTTACTGTGCTCCTAGTGGCACTGTGGGTGGTCTATCTATGGAATGACCCAGTGCTACGGAACAAGTATCCTGGACTCATGTATGTGCCAGAGCCCTGGTCCTATTACACGTTACATGTCAAGAACAACCACTGA